The DNA segment CACAATCACTGTAATTATTTGTCATACCTAACACATcaatgttttctgattggctaagtgctcttctattattttcaatgtgtcgtctgcaaaaccGAGTGATGGCGACAGAAAGTTTTGTCTCATATTCCAGTAAATAAATTTTGAGAAAACATTCAAGTGTAGTACGTGtcaatattaagaaggggaattacactgcAGCGACTTTACTTTACTATGACAATAGATGCAGGAAAACAGCAAGATTTGaatcatttgattcacacaggctgGCTGATGTGTATCATCTGATTCAAACagatcaaaattaacattgaggtgttcagtaagataaatacattgttcactggtcccacTGGGCCTATGGGTTGATATTCATGTTGACacaccctcgatgtttgttcgTTTGTCTGGACGATGAAACTCCCCAAACTTGCAGCTAGATCACATGGCTAAAACTTGAaagccctgaccaaaacttacctgcccacaATAAATACTAATTTGCTTAGTGTAATAAGATTGAAAGTggaaaaatgttgaaaaaccAAATAATAACTTCATATACAGACTCCCATAAACATGTAATACACATGAAATGCATATTCATTAACCAGAACAAGCACAAGTACTGTTGGCCACAAAACTGAATAACATGAAGAAATGTGTTTGTACGATTTCTTTTACTTACatattaaatgaaacaaaatataaaatacatgaaaCGTGAAACGTTACTGCTACATATATTACGAGAGTGCATTAGGTAAGCAACCCACAACTCACCTGGCTTTCTTACACTCTTAAGGTATGGTTCTCGCACTATCAACCACTTGATCACACATTGATGTTgttatgttaccatggttacaggttGACCTCACTCGGTCATTCATCTTCCGCAACTCCAACCTTACCTACACAGGTATTCCTGTCATGGCTGCCAACATGGACACAGTTGGTACCTTTGAGATGGCCAAGGCATTTGCAAAGGTAATACCAGAAGcgttcactcattcactaaaaAGTGACAAGTAATTTTCCcctaaaacctggaaatttgaAAGTAAATCCCAAATCCAGTGTACGCTAACATCCTAATCAGGTTCCTTACTCACTGAGGattcaaatgtatttttttaagtATCTACGTAATGGGTTGCTCAAAGGAATATTGATTACTGAACGCTTAACAACATATAGTGTGAATGATAATATAAGTATTctcaagggggataactcttgaGCCCAGATAAGTCTACAAGCTATCTCTCCCAGTGTAAGACTATTGTTGTATTTCAGCACCAAATGTTCACAACCATACACAAACACTACTCAGTCGCAGCGTGGAAGGAGTTTGTGGaaaacaacacagacacacttgAGGTCAGTGAGTTTCAACCAAATGCATCTTTGGTTCATCACATAAGGTTCTcaattttcttttgctgtcatgGCAAAGATGAGTATTTCTTGTTTGACTATTAAGTGTTGTTCCAATTGAGATGTATGTGTTTCTTTGAAAAGTAAAGGTTTATGTAAGTAATGTTGTTTTCATGACAAGTATTTGCTATATGCATGCAGTATGACGTCAACAACGTGTTTATCTACAGCATATTGCCGTCAGCGCTGGCATTGCAGAAGGGGATATGCAGAAGCTGAGTGACATTCTGGAGCTGGCGCCACAGATCAAGTTTATCTGTCTTGATGTTGCTAACGGTTACTCAGAACACTTTGTACAGTTTGTCAGGGATGTCCGTAAGAAGTTCCCTAAAAAGACGATCATGGTAAGATGTTATGTACTATCCCAAGTTTCCATTGTCAGCTTGTCATTTTAAAGAGGGAGGATGGGAGTTTTCAGTCATTTGATTGGGTAACACAGGTGAGAACTCTCACCAAGCACATGTATGAATGTACTGGGAGCTAACTTGCTTACATTACCTCTCTTATCTCTACTGTCTGAATAATATACTTAGTGAAAGTTTGTGACCACATGGCTCTGGGAGGTTGTATATGTAGGTAGGCTTAAGGTGTTTGTTAAGAGATGAACAGACAGACCTACTGATTTCTATACCAGGCAGGTAGAGTGAGTCATGTCGTTACAGGCAGGTAATGTGAGTCATGTTGTTGCTGTCAGGAAATGTGAGTCATGTTGTTGCAGGGAGGTAATGTGAGTCTTGTTGCAGGCAAGTTATGTGAGTCATATTGCTGGCAGGTAATGCCAGCCATGTTGTTGCTGATAGGTAATGCAAGCCATTTTGTTGCTGGCAGGTAATGTGAGTCATGTTGTTTGCAGGGAGGTAATGTGAGTCATGTTTGCATATAGGTAATGTGAGTCATGTTGTTGCAGGCAGGTAACGTGGTCACAGGTGAGATGGTGGAGGAGCTGATCTTGTCGGGGGCGGACATCATCAAGGTGGGAATCGGCCCGGGCTCTGTGTGCACCACCAGGAAGAAGACGGGGGTCGGCTACCCACAGCTCAGTGCCGTCATGGAATGTGCGGATGCAGCACATGGCCTGGGTGGACACATAATATCTGTGAGTTTCAGCACACTTGAAAATTCTTCTCAGgatttgttcttgttttatattatatttgatTAAATACACTGAACTTTTTTAACCCCAATGAAACCTGGCAGTTACTTCCAAGTATATTGGCTAAAGGAATGTTCTATGTGAAGGGTGGCATTGATTGACatttcaggcccccctaagtaattgaaggaattacagcaaatttgaaggaattgcatctcaaatgtaaacaaacgcagcccactcgcgaaacaattgcagcgatatcggtagtttagcggtaataacagaaacacatcggctctatcggaagcaatgtcggtaatactggaaacacgatcggccatcttcggagatttttcggtcgcgagcggaaactcacgcagcaaaacatggcgtcgttggaagaagcacccgtctcggtgagatttgtttttagttcctactattacattttcatacttatccatctttgaccacccgtgttgaatgcgtttaggtatgaggtgttgtcggggcaatagcttatgtttttaggaaaagatagtcactctaggagagcgtcacaagtcatgcccctgtagtttgtttacatctgaacatcgaggtcatgccgatgattacgaacgtgcgccagatataacatcattttttttgtaaaatgtgtttaaatttgtcaattgcacttggtagcaagaaaaattatggctcataaacttcttcatggcgcacgttcatgatgttcgtaatcatcggcacaacttcgatgttcagatgtaaacaatctccaggggcatgacttgtgacactcttctgcagtgacaatcttttcctaaaaacataagctattgccccgacaacacctcatacctaaacgcattcaacacgggtggtcaaagatggataagtatgaaaatgtaatagtaggaactaaaaacaaatctcaccgagacgggtgcttcttccaacgacgccatgttttgctgcgtgagtttccgctcgcgaccgaaaaatctccgaagatggccgatcgtgtttccagtattaccgacattgcttccgatagggccgatgtgtttctgttattaccgctaaactaccgatattgctgcaattgtttcgcgagtgggctgcgtttgtttacatttgagatgcaattccttcaaatttgctgtaattccttcaattacttaggggggcctgcattttgtaaaaataaattTAACTAAGTGACTAGTATGGCATATGGTACATCAAATAAGTTTAATTTAAGTCTTAATTATGCATTTTATAGATCAGTGGTAAAAACATTGTTGAATACAGAAAATTATGTATTGGTATGTAATGTTGTctctctcacttactcactcatctcTATAGGATGGAGGGTGCACATGTCCTGGTGATGTGGCGAAGGCATTTGGTGCTGGGGCGGACTATGTGATGCTGGGTGGCATGTTGGCTGGACACAACGAGTCTGGAGGGGAAATGATTGAGAAAAATGGCAAGAAGATTAAACTGTTCTATGGAATGAGCTCAGCCACTGCTATGAAGAAACATTCTGGAGGGGTCGCAGAATACAGGTAGGAATCTGAATGTGGTTTCTCTTTGAAATACTTTTTTCTTCATCAATGAACATCAATTACACGAATTGCAATTCTATCCACAAGTGCAGGCTGTGGTTTTCAGAGGATTCTAAAGCAAGTGCTTAAGTCATTGTTATTATTCCAGGGCATCTGAAGGAAAGACGGTTGAGATTGAGTACCGAGGAGAGGTGGAAGCTACAATTCAGGACATCTTGGGGGGCATCAGATCCACCTGCACATACGTGGGGGCCTCCAAGCTGAAGGAGCTGAGCCGCAGGACAACATTTATACGCTGTACACAACAGCTGAATGAAGTGTTCACAGCCTTCACCACACAACACTAACTGCTTTTGAAAGTATCTGCTTAGAGTTATCTCTCCTTGAGAACATGGCAAATGGTGGTCTAGTGCTGCTAACGGGTCATTTTGGGCTGAAATTATTCATTTTTGTATAATGAATAGATATATTATATTAATGTGTATGCTTAtacaagtgaatatattttgcatctttaaaatctacagttaaaTGCAAGGTCAGATCACCGAGATGTGCTTGTTgaaagttacctcccttgaccgTTCTCACTCCAGTGATGATTTCTCATGTGTCATAGATATACACTTCTGTATGGGGAGTGAaggtatttttgatgattttttaAAGAATCCGCTTGTTTGTATGAAGacgtttgtgtttgtgtaaggGAAATGTTAATCCATGAATTTGCATACATAGAGTATTATTGTATGAACAATATTGTGGAAACTAGGAAAGAAATCTTG comes from the Haliotis asinina isolate JCU_RB_2024 chromosome 12, JCU_Hal_asi_v2, whole genome shotgun sequence genome and includes:
- the LOC137258498 gene encoding GMP reductase 2-like → MPRIDNDIKLDFKDVLVRPKRSTIRSRADVDLTRSFIFRNSNLTYTGIPVMAANMDTVGTFEMAKAFAKHQMFTTIHKHYSVAAWKEFVENNTDTLEHIAVSAGIAEGDMQKLSDILELAPQIKFICLDVANGYSEHFVQFVRDVRKKFPKKTIMAGNVVTGEMVEELILSGADIIKVGIGPGSVCTTRKKTGVGYPQLSAVMECADAAHGLGGHIISDGGCTCPGDVAKAFGAGADYVMLGGMLAGHNESGGEMIEKNGKKIKLFYGMSSATAMKKHSGGVAEYRASEGKTVEIEYRGEVEATIQDILGGIRSTCTYVGASKLKELSRRTTFIRCTQQLNEVFTAFTTQH